GACGTTAATGCACGGTTCCGCGATGACGTAGGCCATAACAACAGTTTACAGTTTACAGTTCACAGTTTACAGTTCCGGGCTCGGGAGATGCTCAGGCGCCGCAGTGGACGGTGGCGTCGGTGTCGCCGAGACGGTAATGGAGGACCACCAGCTCGAGGTCGGATTTGGCCTCTACGGAATGCTGCTGGTTGGGCTTCATGTCAATCACCACGCCGGGGTTGAGGTCGGTGGGCTTGCCCTCGATTACGAAGCGGCCCGTGCCGCGGACGCAGACGGCGGTCACGTCCACGTTGCTGGCGTGAGTAGGTACTGCGTTGCCGGCGGCGATCGAGAGGCGGACGGTTTCGGCGCCGGGGCGGGAGGAGATGACCTGCTTATTGATAGGAGGCATGAAGCTATTCTGGCGGGAGGTTGGGCGGCAGCGCCGTGACTGGAATCACCGCAGGGGCAGATGCAACATCATGCGAATGAAGGTCGCAGGATAGACGCCGACCCAGACGAGGGCGACCAGCAGGACGCCGAGGACCCAGGCGCCGGTGGGGGCGAGGGGGAGCGCGAGCGGGCCGTCGGGGGCGATCGCTTCGGGCGGCTCGCGATAGAGGGCGACGACGATGCGCAGGTAGTAGTAGAGGCCGACGACGCTGGTGATGACCAGGACCAGCAACAACATCCAGAGCGAGGACGAAGCCGCGGCGGCGACGATGTAGAACTTGGCGAGGAAGCCGGCGGTGAGGGGAATGCCG
The sequence above is drawn from the Acidobacteriota bacterium genome and encodes:
- a CDS encoding cupin domain-containing protein, with the protein product MPPINKQVISSRPGAETVRLSIAAGNAVPTHASNVDVTAVCVRGTGRFVIEGKPTDLNPGVVIDMKPNQQHSVEAKSDLELVVLHYRLGDTDATVHCGA